The proteins below come from a single Leptolyngbya sp. 'hensonii' genomic window:
- the urtC gene encoding urea ABC transporter permease subunit UrtC, which yields MTVETIEPKTEAPASLGGRKKRYLLLEAGIVIALALVLLLVIPPILNGIGQTVRVNQLGRYMSLAIVALGIDLIWGYTGLLSLGHGIFFALGGYALAMYLQLQLPTGQIPEFFTLYGVNQLPLFWQPFYSFPFTLVAIVVVPTIVAGLIGYLVFRNRIRGVYFSILTQAALIVFFNFFNGQQKLINGTNGLKTDTSLLFGIQVSDPKIQTMFYALSILFLMGAYALCRWLTSGRMGRMLVAIRDDEPRVRFSGYNPTWYKVFVFAVSAALAGISGALYTVQSGIITPKAMDVAFSIEMVIWVAVGGRGSLLGAILGALVVNFAKTLLSEQFPAFWLFFQGALFLLVVTVLPSGLLGWMRTDGILLLRSLLGRRPALITYPSLETDPEVEYERKNLGNRESDS from the coding sequence ATGACGGTAGAAACGATAGAACCCAAAACCGAAGCCCCAGCCTCATTGGGGGGCCGAAAAAAGCGATATCTGCTGCTAGAAGCAGGGATTGTCATTGCCCTTGCCCTGGTGCTCCTACTGGTGATTCCGCCGATTTTGAATGGGATAGGTCAGACGGTGCGGGTCAACCAGTTGGGACGGTATATGTCCCTGGCGATCGTGGCTCTGGGTATTGATTTGATTTGGGGCTATACCGGGCTTCTGAGCTTGGGGCATGGCATTTTCTTCGCCCTGGGGGGCTATGCCCTGGCCATGTATCTGCAACTCCAGCTTCCGACTGGTCAGATCCCAGAGTTCTTCACCCTATACGGAGTGAATCAATTGCCCCTGTTCTGGCAGCCGTTTTACTCCTTTCCTTTCACCCTGGTGGCGATCGTAGTGGTTCCGACGATCGTGGCCGGGTTGATTGGCTATCTGGTTTTCCGTAATCGGATTCGCGGTGTTTATTTCTCCATCCTGACCCAGGCGGCTCTGATCGTATTCTTCAACTTTTTCAATGGGCAGCAGAAGCTGATTAACGGAACCAATGGCCTGAAGACGGATACTTCGCTGCTGTTTGGGATCCAGGTGAGTGATCCGAAGATTCAGACGATGTTCTATGCCCTCAGCATTCTTTTCCTGATGGGAGCCTATGCCCTCTGTCGCTGGCTCACCAGTGGACGCATGGGCCGGATGCTGGTCGCCATTCGGGATGACGAGCCCAGGGTGCGCTTCTCCGGCTATAACCCAACCTGGTACAAGGTGTTTGTGTTTGCCGTTTCCGCAGCTCTGGCTGGAATTTCGGGAGCCCTGTACACGGTTCAATCGGGGATCATTACCCCCAAAGCGATGGATGTGGCCTTCTCGATCGAGATGGTGATCTGGGTCGCTGTCGGTGGACGGGGTTCACTGCTGGGGGCAATTTTGGGTGCCCTGGTTGTCAACTTTGCTAAAACCCTGCTGAGCGAACAGTTTCCAGCTTTCTGGCTGTTTTTCCAGGGAGCCCTGTTCTTGCTGGTTGTGACGGTACTGCCCAGTGGGTTACTGGGTTGGATGCGAACCGATGGTATCCTCTTGCTGCGATCGCTCTTGGGCCGTCGGCCAGCCCTGATTACTTATCCCAGCCTTGAAACTGATCCGGAAGTGGAGTATGAGCGGAAAAATCTTGGAAATCGAGAATCTGACAGTTAG
- the urtD gene encoding urea ABC transporter ATP-binding protein UrtD, giving the protein MSGKILEIENLTVSFDGFKAINNLSFNMDVGELRVVIGPNGAGKTTFMDVITGKTKPSTGQVLFKGRNLRAYSEHQIARMGIGRKFQTPRVYLKLTPRENLELSCAREKNVFAALFGRSSAGERRTVSGLLETIGLSLKADIPAELLSHGEKQRLEIGMLVAQSPDLLLVDEPVAGLTDEETEQVGELLLALAESHSIMVIEHDMEFVRQIARKVTVLHQGSVLCEGSMDEVQNDPRVIEVYLGQQSSISAQQMKILHIVAAMAWADGDLAPEEETLLLQHLSYQFAHDRDEQEQLQHELRDYLLQSASIEDLVPQLQTVAEREMVLKLAYQVIRASSRAGNGALVNESESSAYQTLLTLLDLPGEAVSRLEAEASH; this is encoded by the coding sequence ATGAGCGGAAAAATCTTGGAAATCGAGAATCTGACAGTTAGTTTTGATGGCTTTAAGGCCATCAATAACCTCAGTTTCAACATGGATGTGGGAGAACTGCGCGTCGTGATTGGACCGAATGGGGCTGGTAAAACCACCTTCATGGATGTAATCACGGGCAAGACCAAGCCCTCCACAGGGCAGGTTCTGTTCAAAGGGCGTAATCTGCGGGCTTACTCGGAACATCAGATTGCCCGTATGGGGATTGGCCGCAAGTTTCAGACTCCCAGAGTGTATCTGAAGCTGACGCCTCGGGAAAACCTGGAACTCTCCTGTGCCCGTGAGAAGAACGTCTTTGCCGCCCTGTTCGGTCGATCGTCCGCTGGAGAACGGCGCACGGTATCTGGTCTGTTGGAGACGATCGGCCTATCCCTCAAGGCAGATATTCCGGCGGAGCTACTCTCCCATGGGGAAAAACAACGGCTAGAAATTGGCATGCTGGTGGCCCAGTCTCCCGATCTCCTGCTGGTGGATGAGCCAGTCGCCGGTCTGACCGATGAAGAAACTGAACAGGTGGGAGAACTGCTGCTGGCCTTGGCGGAGAGCCATTCCATCATGGTAATTGAACATGACATGGAATTTGTTCGCCAGATTGCCCGCAAGGTCACCGTCTTGCATCAGGGATCTGTGCTCTGTGAAGGCAGTATGGATGAGGTCCAGAATGACCCCAGGGTGATTGAAGTATATCTGGGTCAACAATCCTCAATTTCGGCCCAGCAGATGAAGATCCTGCATATTGTCGCAGCTATGGCCTGGGCGGATGGCGATCTGGCTCCTGAAGAAGAAACCCTGCTGCTCCAGCACCTCAGTTACCAGTTTGCCCACGATCGGGATGAGCAAGAGCAGTTGCAGCATGAGTTACGGGATTATCTCCTGCAAAGTGCTTCCATTGAGGATCTGGTCCCACAATTGCAGACGGTGGCGGAACGGGAGATGGTTTTGAAACTGGCTTATCAGGTGATTCGTGCCAGTAGCCGTGCTGGCAATGGAGCTTTGGTGAATGAGTCAGAATCCTCTGCTTACCAGACCCTGTTGACCCTGTTGGATTTGCCTGGTGAAGCGGTCAGTCGATTGGAAGCCGAAGCCAGTCATTAA
- the urtE gene encoding urea ABC transporter ATP-binding subunit UrtE, with the protein MVHVNDSLMPPAISDPPMPLLQINNLNVYYGESHILRNVDMNVLPGKMVCLIGRNGVGKTTLLKTVMGLLSPRLGTVCLAGQEINRKTPDQRARLGIGYVPQGRDVIPRLTVKENLILGLEALTKRSKTQQIPEEIFELFPVLKTMLSRMGGDLSGGQQQQLAIARALMGQPRLLVLDEPTEGIQPSIILEIEAAVRRIVETTGVSVLLVEQHLHFVRQADWYYAMQKGGIVASGPTRELSNEVIQRFLAV; encoded by the coding sequence ATGGTTCACGTGAATGATTCCCTGATGCCCCCCGCGATCTCAGACCCGCCGATGCCGCTCCTGCAGATCAATAATTTGAATGTGTATTATGGCGAAAGTCATATTTTGCGGAACGTAGACATGAACGTTCTACCAGGCAAGATGGTTTGCCTGATCGGTCGCAATGGGGTTGGCAAAACGACCCTCTTAAAGACTGTCATGGGTCTGCTCTCTCCCCGCTTGGGAACAGTTTGTCTGGCCGGACAGGAGATCAATCGCAAAACCCCTGACCAACGGGCGCGTCTGGGAATTGGCTATGTGCCCCAGGGCCGGGATGTCATTCCCCGGCTCACGGTCAAGGAAAATTTGATCCTGGGCCTGGAAGCTCTGACCAAACGGTCCAAAACCCAGCAGATTCCGGAAGAGATCTTCGAATTGTTTCCAGTGTTGAAGACGATGCTATCCCGCATGGGCGGTGATCTGAGCGGCGGACAACAGCAGCAACTGGCGATCGCCCGCGCCCTCATGGGTCAACCCCGCTTACTGGTGCTGGATGAACCCACGGAAGGAATTCAGCCCTCGATCATTCTGGAGATCGAAGCTGCCGTGCGGCGGATTGTCGAAACCACGGGTGTCTCCGTCCTACTGGTGGAACAGCATCTTCACTTTGTCCGCCAGGCCGACTGGTACTATGCCATGCAGAAGGGCGGCATCGTAGCATCAGGCCCAACCCGTGAACTAAGCAATGAAGTGATTCAGAGATTTCTGGCTGTTTAA